The following are encoded together in the Caldisericum sp. genome:
- the eno gene encoding phosphopyruvate hydratase, which yields MSEIIYVKAREILDSRGNPTIETEVVLESGAVGVAAVPSGKSTGKFEAVELRDGDKSRFNGKGVLNAVRNVNEIIAEAVVGMEAAEQYLIDKTMIELDGTKNKSKLGANAILSVSLAVARAQANELGLSLFQYIGGINANLLPVPQLNILNGGAHADSGLDIQEFLILPVNFPSFREAIRAGAEVYSSLSSILKKNGYSVAVGDEGGFAPKVKNTEEALSLIVDAITNANYIAGKDILLGIDAAASSFFEDGYYNFEGAKLTSTEMIDFYENLLKKFPIISIEDGLAEEDWDGWVELTKRLGDKVQLVGDDIYVTNIERFSKGIELKASNAILIKLNQIGTLTETLKVIQVAKDNGFNAVVSHRSGETADAFISHLVVGMNVGQIKSGAPARIERVEKYNELMRIEEELGEAAQFAGIGIFKKYLK from the coding sequence ATGAGTGAGATTATCTATGTAAAAGCAAGAGAGATTTTGGACTCAAGAGGAAATCCAACCATCGAGACAGAAGTTGTTCTCGAAAGTGGAGCGGTTGGTGTTGCTGCGGTTCCTTCAGGAAAATCAACCGGAAAGTTTGAGGCTGTTGAACTAAGGGATGGTGATAAATCAAGATTTAACGGTAAGGGTGTTCTAAACGCCGTAAGAAATGTAAATGAGATTATTGCTGAAGCAGTTGTAGGAATGGAAGCAGCAGAGCAGTACCTTATCGATAAAACTATGATCGAACTCGATGGTACAAAAAACAAAAGCAAACTTGGTGCAAATGCGATCTTAAGTGTTTCTCTTGCAGTTGCAAGAGCACAGGCAAACGAACTTGGTTTATCTTTATTTCAGTACATTGGTGGCATTAATGCAAACCTTTTACCGGTTCCTCAACTTAATATACTTAACGGTGGAGCGCATGCTGATTCAGGACTGGATATTCAGGAATTCCTTATTTTACCCGTAAATTTTCCATCATTTAGAGAAGCAATAAGAGCAGGCGCTGAGGTTTATAGTAGTCTTTCATCGATTCTCAAAAAGAACGGATATTCTGTAGCAGTTGGTGATGAGGGTGGCTTTGCACCTAAAGTGAAGAATACAGAAGAGGCTTTAAGTTTAATTGTCGATGCGATAACTAATGCAAATTATATAGCAGGAAAAGATATTTTGTTGGGTATTGATGCTGCTGCAAGTAGCTTTTTTGAAGATGGATACTATAACTTCGAAGGCGCAAAATTGACCTCTACCGAAATGATCGATTTCTATGAAAATCTTCTCAAGAAATTCCCTATCATTTCAATTGAAGACGGTCTTGCAGAAGAAGATTGGGATGGATGGGTTGAACTTACAAAGAGATTAGGTGATAAGGTTCAACTTGTTGGTGATGATATTTATGTAACAAATATTGAAAGATTTTCAAAAGGCATTGAATTAAAGGCTTCAAATGCAATTCTCATTAAACTTAATCAAATAGGAACTCTTACGGAGACACTTAAAGTTATACAAGTAGCTAAGGACAATGGGTTTAACGCAGTAGTATCTCACAGGTCAGGAGAAACTGCAGATGCATTTATTTCACACCTTGTTGTTGGTATGAATGTGGGACAAATTAAGAGCGGCGCACCGGCAAGAATCGAAAGAGTTGAAAAGTATAATGAACTTATGAGGATCGAAGAAGAACTCGGAGAAGCAGCACAATTTGCAGGTATTGGCATATTCAAAAAATATCTTAAATAG
- the mutM gene encoding bifunctional DNA-formamidopyrimidine glycosylase/DNA-(apurinic or apyrimidinic site) lyase — protein MPEVVEVNFLKDEIASAFLGKRLVEAVLNNEKISNVSKEKFSKELEGETLEQVGRHGKVLILKFTNDKYLLLHFLLTGFLRLIEEAEKEKAQAYLTFDNGQSIGIFGIMSNGFLNYHKTKNIKDVDEIKQLGVDVLSEDFNIKKFKEILNEFKNKSIKDILLDQSIIAGLGNAYSDEILFESKIHPKRKAKDLTDKEIDTIYKKIFEVLDKAKKYGGASELSFVHLDGTKGHFHEHFIVHKKEGENCPVCGNPIEVIKIGGRSSYYCPHCQR, from the coding sequence ATGCCTGAGGTAGTTGAAGTAAATTTTCTTAAAGATGAAATTGCCTCCGCCTTCCTTGGCAAAAGGTTGGTGGAGGCAGTTTTAAATAATGAAAAAATTTCAAATGTAAGCAAAGAAAAGTTCTCAAAAGAACTCGAGGGTGAAACTCTTGAGCAAGTTGGAAGACATGGGAAAGTGTTAATCTTAAAATTTACAAATGATAAATATCTTCTACTACATTTTTTATTAACTGGTTTTTTGCGATTAATCGAAGAGGCAGAAAAGGAAAAGGCACAAGCTTATCTTACTTTCGATAATGGACAATCTATAGGAATTTTTGGAATAATGTCAAATGGCTTTTTAAATTATCACAAGACAAAAAATATAAAGGATGTAGATGAAATAAAGCAACTTGGAGTTGATGTGCTAAGTGAGGACTTTAATATAAAGAAATTCAAGGAAATATTAAATGAGTTCAAGAACAAGAGCATAAAAGACATACTTCTTGATCAAAGTATTATTGCAGGGCTTGGTAATGCATACTCTGATGAGATCCTATTTGAATCAAAAATCCACCCCAAAAGGAAAGCAAAAGACCTAACCGACAAAGAAATTGATACTATTTACAAAAAAATCTTTGAAGTACTGGATAAGGCAAAAAAATACGGAGGAGCAAGCGAGCTATCTTTCGTCCACCTTGATGGGACTAAAGGGCATTTTCATGAACATTTTATAGTCCACAAAAAGGAAGGGGAAAACTGTCCTGTTTGCGGTAATCCAATAGAAGTTATTAAGATTGGAGGAAGAAGCTCTTATTATTGCCCTCATTGTCAGAGATGA
- a CDS encoding SLBB domain-containing protein, with translation MYVGKTYIANKPKEPEIAPQIIENQRQKIKVYVTGEVKHPDVYELDENSIVKDVIALAGGANENADLISINLAKKLSDGEEVIVPAKGSNSNVSTSNQNGTITPNIGKININTATKEQLMT, from the coding sequence TTGTATGTTGGGAAAACTTATATTGCTAATAAACCTAAGGAACCAGAAATTGCTCCACAAATAATTGAAAACCAGCGCCAAAAGATTAAAGTATACGTTACTGGTGAAGTTAAACATCCCGATGTTTATGAACTGGATGAGAACTCCATTGTGAAGGATGTAATTGCTCTTGCTGGTGGTGCAAACGAAAATGCAGACTTGATTTCAATAAATCTTGCTAAAAAATTGAGCGATGGCGAAGAAGTGATAGTTCCTGCAAAAGGAAGTAATTCGAATGTTTCAACTTCTAATCAGAATGGCACAATAACACCTAACATAGGAAAAATCAATATAAACACAGCAACAAAAGAACAACTAATGACCTAG
- a CDS encoding helix-hairpin-helix domain-containing protein: MWEVKAQAIIDYRIKNGPFKSIHDIVNVSGIGEKTFEKIENLITV; encoded by the coding sequence ATATGGGAAGTAAAAGCACAGGCAATAATTGATTACAGAATAAAAAACGGACCTTTCAAGTCTATACATGACATAGTAAATGTATCGGGAATTGGCGAAAAAACTTTTGAAAAAATTGAAAACTTGATTACGGTGTAA